From the genome of Pseudonocardia sp. EC080619-01:
GTGACCTCGCCGCGGGCGACGTCGTCGACCTGCTGCACGCGGGCGCCTACACGGCCAGCTACGCCTCGGTCGGCTTCAACGGGTTCGGCCCGCTCGACGTCGTCGTGGCCGGCACGGCATGAGGCGTGCCACCGCCCGGCGCGCAGAGGGGGCACACGTCCCGCCGGGCGTTTAACGTGTCCGGACGTGTCACTCTCGACTTCGCCGACCCCGCCCGCGCCGTCCGAAGCGGCCGGAGAGCTCCATCCGAGCGTCGCGCTCACCGGATCGGAGAGTCCCGCGCTGCCGAGCACGGCGTCACCGGTGGGCCGGCACGTGCTCGCCGAGCTGGGCGGCATCGCGCCGGCGGTGCTCGACGACGTCGACCGGCTCCGTACCGAACTCGCCGGCGCGCTGACCGAGGCCGGTGCCCAGGTCCGGCAGATCGTCACCGAGCGCTTCGAGCCGCAGGGCGCGACCGTCGTCGCCGTGCTCGCCGAGTCGCACGCGTCGATCCACACCTGGCCCGAGCACGGCGGCATGCACGTCGACGTGTTCACCTGCGGTGAGAGCGCCGACCCGGTCGCGGCCGTGCGGAACCTCGCCGCGCGGGTGGACGCGTCCGACACCGCCCTGCAGGTCGTCGACCGCGGCGGCGCCCCGCGCACCGTCACCGAGCCGATCTCCGACGACCTGACCCGGCGCTGGCAGCTCGGCACCGTGCACCACGTGTCGCACACCGGGTTCCAGAAGGTGGTCGTCGCCGACACCGCGCACGGCGTCACCCTGTTCTGCGACGACGAGCGCCAGTCCGCCGAGCACACGCAGCTCACGTACCACGAGGCGCTCGTCTGGCCGGGCGCGCTGCTCGCCCGAAGGCTGGACCGGGTGCTGATCGTCGGCTCGTCCGAGGGGGTCGCGTCCGAGATGGCCGTCGCCGCGGGTGCCCGGCACGTGGACCACGTCGACATCGACACCGAGGCCGTCCGGATCTGCGCCGAGCACCTGCCCTACGGCTACACACCCGAGACGCTCGCCGCGGCCGAGCGCGGTGACGGCCCGGTCCGGCTGACCTACGCCGACGGCAGGCGGTTCGTGCTCGACGCAACCGAGCACTGGGACCTGATCCTCGTCGACCTCCCCGACGAGCGGCCCGACGAGCCCGACGCCCAGATCAACCGGCTCTACGACGAGGAGTTCGTCCGGGCCTGCTCGCGGCGGCTGACCGAGGGCGGCGTGCTCGTGTTCCAGGCCGGCAGCCCCGCCGTCTGGCGCGACGCGACCCTGCGCGCGGCCTGGCAGCGCTTCCGGTCCGTGTTCGGCGAGACCGGCGGGCGCGGGGTCTACATCGGCTGCGAGGAGCACGAGTGGGCGTTCCTGGCCGGGGTCCGCGAGCCGCTCGACGACCCCGGTGCGACGGCCGCCGCCCGCCTCGCGGAGATGCCCTCGCGTCCCGCCCTGTGGGACGAGGTGTCCCTCCGCCACCGGCTCGTCGCGCCGCTGGCGCTGCGCCGCCTGGGGGAGTGAGCCGAGCACCCCGCCGTTCCGCCGCCTCGGCCGCCCGGCCGCCCGTTCCGCGGCCCGGGGCACCCCGTCGCCCGGTGCCGCACCCCTCGCAGCGGGTGCGGCACCCGGGTACGGAGTGCCGGGCCCGGGGAACGGGTGCGGCACTCCGGCACGAGGTGCCGGGCCCAGGGGTGCGGCACCCGGGCACGGGGTGCCGGGCCCAGGGACGGTGTGCGGTGGCCGGGGACGGGTGTGCGGCGGGGGAGGAGAGCGCGTCCCGGTCACCGTTGGCGCACGTGGCGTAACCGCGGCTCCCGATGATCGTTGGGCGGGACAGGCCGGTGCGGTGAGCTCCGGTCCCCCCCACGACCGGAGGTCCGAGAGCTCGTGCGCCGTCCCCGTCCCGCCCGGTGGCTCGCCGTGGCGACCATGACCCTGCTGAGCTCGGCGGGGATGGGTGCTCTCGCTCCCGCCCAGGCGGAGGCCCCGACGACGTTCGCCGAGACGACGATGTCGGCGCGCAACCTGGACACGGCCCCGGTCGGGCGCTACGTCGCCCTCGGCGACTCGTACGCGGCCGGGCCGCTCGTGCCGCTGCAGACCGGGCAGCCCGCCGGGTGCCTGCGCTCGGACCACAACTACCCGTCGGTGCTGGCCCGCTCGGCCGGCTTCGCGGACTTCACCGACGTCTCGTGCAGCGGCGCGACCACCGAGGACATGACCGCCGCGCAGGAGGTGAAGCTCGGCCCGAACCCGCCGCAGCTCGACGCGCTGGACGGCTCGGAGTCCCTGGTCACGCTCACCATCGGTGGCAACGACATCGGCTTCGGCGAGATCATCCAGGAGTGCGCGACGCGGTCGTCGACGAACCTGCTCGGCTCCGCCTGCAAGGACTTCTACACCGAGGGCGGTGACGACCAGCTCGCCGCGCGCATCGACGACGCCTCCTCGAAGGTCGCCGACGTGCTCTCCGAGATCCGGGACCGGGCGCCCGCCGCGCGGGTCGCCGTCGTCGGGTACCCGTCGATCCTCCCGGACACCGGCCCCGGCTGCTACCCGGTCGCGCCGTTCAGCGCCGGCGACACGGCCTACCTGCGGGACACCGAGAAGCTGCTCAACGGGATGCTCGCCGAGCAGGCCGCCGAGGCGGGCCTCGACTACGTCGACACCTACGGCCCGACGGTCGGCCACGACATCTG
Proteins encoded in this window:
- a CDS encoding SGNH/GDSL hydrolase family protein; this encodes MTLLSSAGMGALAPAQAEAPTTFAETTMSARNLDTAPVGRYVALGDSYAAGPLVPLQTGQPAGCLRSDHNYPSVLARSAGFADFTDVSCSGATTEDMTAAQEVKLGPNPPQLDALDGSESLVTLTIGGNDIGFGEIIQECATRSSTNLLGSACKDFYTEGGDDQLAARIDDASSKVADVLSEIRDRAPAARVAVVGYPSILPDTGPGCYPVAPFSAGDTAYLRDTEKLLNGMLAEQAAEAGLDYVDTYGPTVGHDICQLPGVKWTEGLVPTSPAAPVHPNAQGMRAMAAATGAVIGVPVAAPSSQPVPAEAAAARTNG
- the speD gene encoding adenosylmethionine decarboxylase, producing MSLSTSPTPPAPSEAAGELHPSVALTGSESPALPSTASPVGRHVLAELGGIAPAVLDDVDRLRTELAGALTEAGAQVRQIVTERFEPQGATVVAVLAESHASIHTWPEHGGMHVDVFTCGESADPVAAVRNLAARVDASDTALQVVDRGGAPRTVTEPISDDLTRRWQLGTVHHVSHTGFQKVVVADTAHGVTLFCDDERQSAEHTQLTYHEALVWPGALLARRLDRVLIVGSSEGVASEMAVAAGARHVDHVDIDTEAVRICAEHLPYGYTPETLAAAERGDGPVRLTYADGRRFVLDATEHWDLILVDLPDERPDEPDAQINRLYDEEFVRACSRRLTEGGVLVFQAGSPAVWRDATLRAAWQRFRSVFGETGGRGVYIGCEEHEWAFLAGVREPLDDPGATAAARLAEMPSRPALWDEVSLRHRLVAPLALRRLGE